Below is a genomic region from Mycolicibacterium neworleansense.
CACTCCGGCCGACGCCGCTGAAGCTCCGGCCGAATCCGCCGAGGCCGACGCCACGCAGGCCGATCCCGTCCTGGTCGGTGATGAGCCCGAGTCCCGGTTGATCCTGGAGACGGCGAACATTCCCACCGCCCGCGAAGCCCATACCGAGCGCGCCGATTACCTGCCGCTGTTCGTCGCACCCCAGCCCGTCAGCTTCGTGCCGGTGCACGTCGACGAGGATGACGACGACGAGGACGACACCGACGCTGACACCGACACGGATGCCGATGCCGAGACGGACGACGAGCAGGCGGATCGCCCCGCCGCACGCCGGCGCCGGCGTGGCCGCCGGGGGCGGGGCCGCGGCCGCGGCGAGCAGTCGGACGACAACGGACCCGAGTCCGGCTCGGATTCCGATACCGACACCGTCGATGACCAAGGTGAGTCCGACCAGGATTCCGACGACGAGTCGGACGAGTCGGATGAGGGCACCGACGAGGACAGCGCAGGCAGTGACGGCAGCAACCGCCGTCGCCGTCGCCGTCGCCGGCGCAAGTCCGGCGCGGGTGACAACGATGACGCGGGCTCGCCCGATGACCCGCCCAACACCGTCGTGCACGAGCGCGCCCCGCGCTCCGAGCGATCGGGCAAGGGCAGCGACGACTCGGAGATCCAGGGGATCAGCGGCTCGACCCGGCTGGAAGCCAAGCGCCAGCGCCGCCGCGACGGCCGCGACGCCGGACGTCGTCGCCCGCCGATCCTGAGCGAGGCGGAATTCCTGGCACGTCGTGAGGCCGTCGAGCGCACCATGATCGTGCGCGACAAGGTCCGGACCGAACCGCCGCACGAGGGTGCCCGCTACACCCAGATCGCCGTGCTGGAAGACGGCGTCGTCGTCGAGCACTTCGTGACCTCGGCCGCTTCGGCGTCTTTGGTCGGCAACATCTACCTGGGCATCGTGCAGAACGTGCTGCCGTCGATGGAGGCCGCGTTCGTCGACATCGGCCGTGGCCGCAACGGTGTGCTGTACGCCGGTGAGGTGAACTGGGAGGCCGCGGGCCTCGGCGGCTCGAACCGCAAGATCGAGCAGGCCCTCAAGCCCGGCGACTATGTCGTGGTCCAGGTCAGCAAGGATCCAGTGGGGCACAAGGGTGCCCGGCTCACCACTCAGGTGTCGCTGGCCGGCCGCTACCTGGTGTACGTACCGGGTGCGTCCTCGACCGGGATCAGCCGCAAGCTGCCCGACACCGAACGCCAGCGGCTCAAGGAAATCCTCAAAGAGGTCGTTCCCGCCGATGCCGGCGTGATCATCCGCACCGCGTCGGAGGGCGTCAAGGAAGAGGACATCCGCTCCGACGTCGAGCGGCTGCAGCAGCGCTGGACCGAGATCGAGGCCAAGGCCGCCGAGGTCACCGCGAAGAAGGCCGGCGCGGCCGTCGCCCTGTACGAAGAGCCCGATGTCCTGGTCAAGGTGATCCGCGATCTGTTCAACGAGGACTTCTCGGGCCTGATCGTCTCCGGTGACGAGGCCTGGGACACGATCAACTCCTACGTCAACACCGTCGCTCCCGACCTGGTGGGGCGGCTCACCAAGTACGAGCCCGCCGGTGGCGCCGAGGCGCCCGACGTGTTCGCGGTGCACCGCATCGACGAGCAGCTGGCCAAGGCGATGGACCGCAAGGTGTGGCTGCCCTCGGGCGGAACGCTGGTCATCGACCGCACCGAGGCGATGACCGTGGTCGACGTCAACACCGGCAAGTTCACCGGTGCCGGCGGCAACCTCGAGCAGACCGTCACCCGCAACAACCTGGAAGCCGCCGAGGAGATCGTGCGGCAACTGCGGTTGCGCGACATCGGCGGCATCGTGGTCATCGACTTCATCGACATGGTGCTCGAATCGAACCGTGACCTGGTGCTGCGCCGGCTGACCGAGGCGCTGGGCCGGGACCGTACCCGCCATCAGGTGTCCGAGGTGACCTCACTGGGCCTTGTGCAGCTGACCCGCAAGCGGCTGGGAACCGGTCTGGTGGAGGCGTTTTCGACTACGTGCACGCACTGCGCGGGCCGCGGCATCGTGCTGCACGGCGACCCGGTCGACACCGCGTCGTCATCGAACACCGGCCGCAAGACCGAATCCAGCGGCGGCGGGCGGCGCAGCAAGCGCGGCAAGAAGGGCAATGCGCGTCCCGAGCCCGAAGAGGTACCCGTCGTCAAGGTGCCCGATCATCCGGCCGGCGAGCACCCGATGTTCAAGGCGATGGCCGCGGCCAACGGCCGCCACCACGACGAGGAGTCGCTCGACGAGGACACCGCCGGCGAGGCTGTCGACGGTGAGGAGCAGACCACGCCCGAGCTCGTGGACGTGACGGACGAATCCACCGACGGCGAATTCGACGCGCAGGACACCGACGAGGTGGCCGAATCCGACGAAGATCTGGATGCGGAAGACGTCGACGAGGAGACGGACGACGAATCGGATGAGGACGACTCCGACGACGACATCGACTTCGACGACGAACTCGGCGACGAGGACGAGGATGACGACCTCGACGACATCGACGAAGACGAGGACGACGAGTCCGACGACGACGAGTCCGACGAAGACGAGGACGACGAGGACGACGAGGAGCCGGACGAGCCGGAAGAGGACGTCTACCAGGCACCTGAGCCGGTGGTGGTAGCTACGCCGCCGAGCCGCGGCCGCACCCGACGGCGCGCCGCAGCCAGGCCCGCGGGGCCGCCCAGCCACGAGTAGAGGGCGGTTTGACCCTCTACCCGCTGGTCAAGTACCCTTGACCAGTTGTCTCCAGAGCCTGTAGCAGTCACAGGCCGGTGACGGCGGGGCATCCCGCCACCAAGACCCGCGCACGCAC
It encodes:
- a CDS encoding Rne/Rng family ribonuclease, yielding MAEDAQNDDLSIQTPQQEGLPERLRVHSLARVLGTTSRRVLDALAEFDGRQRSAHSTIDKVDAERVRDALALDSTEPAPVDQAEPVQVEAVSVTVSESVTPADAAEAPAESAEADATQADPVLVGDEPESRLILETANIPTAREAHTERADYLPLFVAPQPVSFVPVHVDEDDDDEDDTDADTDTDADAETDDEQADRPAARRRRRGRRGRGRGRGEQSDDNGPESGSDSDTDTVDDQGESDQDSDDESDESDEGTDEDSAGSDGSNRRRRRRRRRKSGAGDNDDAGSPDDPPNTVVHERAPRSERSGKGSDDSEIQGISGSTRLEAKRQRRRDGRDAGRRRPPILSEAEFLARREAVERTMIVRDKVRTEPPHEGARYTQIAVLEDGVVVEHFVTSAASASLVGNIYLGIVQNVLPSMEAAFVDIGRGRNGVLYAGEVNWEAAGLGGSNRKIEQALKPGDYVVVQVSKDPVGHKGARLTTQVSLAGRYLVYVPGASSTGISRKLPDTERQRLKEILKEVVPADAGVIIRTASEGVKEEDIRSDVERLQQRWTEIEAKAAEVTAKKAGAAVALYEEPDVLVKVIRDLFNEDFSGLIVSGDEAWDTINSYVNTVAPDLVGRLTKYEPAGGAEAPDVFAVHRIDEQLAKAMDRKVWLPSGGTLVIDRTEAMTVVDVNTGKFTGAGGNLEQTVTRNNLEAAEEIVRQLRLRDIGGIVVIDFIDMVLESNRDLVLRRLTEALGRDRTRHQVSEVTSLGLVQLTRKRLGTGLVEAFSTTCTHCAGRGIVLHGDPVDTASSSNTGRKTESSGGGRRSKRGKKGNARPEPEEVPVVKVPDHPAGEHPMFKAMAAANGRHHDEESLDEDTAGEAVDGEEQTTPELVDVTDESTDGEFDAQDTDEVAESDEDLDAEDVDEETDDESDEDDSDDDIDFDDELGDEDEDDDLDDIDEDEDDESDDDESDEDEDDEDDEEPDEPEEDVYQAPEPVVVATPPSRGRTRRRAAARPAGPPSHE